A single genomic interval of Oncorhynchus gorbuscha isolate QuinsamMale2020 ecotype Even-year linkage group LG25, OgorEven_v1.0, whole genome shotgun sequence harbors:
- the LOC124014092 gene encoding H/ACA ribonucleoprotein complex subunit 3, translating into MFLQFYLNENGERVYTLKKVDLLGQPTSSAHPARFSPDDKFSRHRVTLKKRFGLLLTQQPRPVL; encoded by the exons ATGTTTCTGCAGTTCTACTTGAACGAGAATGGGGAGAGAGTTTACACTCTGAAG AAGGTGGATCTATTGGGCCAGCCCACCAGCTCTGCCCATCCCGCCCGCTTCTCGCCTGACGACAAGTTCTCCCGGCACCGGGTAACCCTGAAGAAACGCTTCGGCCTCCTCCTCACCCAGCAGCCCAGACCAGTTCTGTGA
- the LOC124014124 gene encoding TOX high mobility group box family member 4-B-like isoform X2 → MEFPEGSSNYLTISGAGHPFLSSSETFHTPSLGDEEFEIPPISLDPDQALIASDVVAHFGELSDREHSGLSTPGNVVVGGDDPSFASTFVNPHPGSQGLDHHLSLGVISQPGGGGAILGSALGMDLGHPVGSQFSSSSPMTIDVPLSDMDHSLLGHNQLITIDQSELSAQLGLSLGGGANLARSQSPDQPLSAAASPAGSLQDDDMDDFRQSVLVESPISLGVISLEPPLSDSPIPSFAPSSNTPPTLVRRGAVAGGGGGKKGKKKKDPNEPQKPVSAYALFFRDTQAAIKGQNPSATFGEVSKIVASMWDSLGEEQKQVYKRKTEAAKKDYLEALEAYRDHQLSQPTIEVLDSSPSPPSPPPVAPLPAPAPRSTRSSVPHLAPEENTITNICTSNIILAGGDLPQVTTRSRTGAQKPPTPTPALALNPPTVTKIIIKQQTSPSGVMVVSSSTVLSTRQPPPLQQMQNTPPPPRLQQMVHAQAPPPLQAKPRGGGAMAPPPLQIKIVPPASDLDSPFIDTAAGGLAALGGGTPTSGEVVQSAALVTACSTEAEDGAEGEDGMQVELNVSPGPDVTQTCSPNLCVRAGCTNPAVENKDWDREYCSNKCVATHCRDVFMAWCAIRGQDSTVT, encoded by the exons ATGGAG ttccCTGAAGGCAGTAGTAACTACCTGACCATCAGCGGGGCGGGCCATCCATTCCTCTCATCCTCTGAG ACGTTCCACACCCCCAGTCTGGGAGATGAGGAGTTCGAGATCCCCCCCATCTCACTGGATCCAGACCAGGCGCTCATCGCGTCCGATGTGGTGGCCCATTTCGGAGAGCTATCGGATAGAGAGCACAGTGGCTTGTCCACCCCCGGGAACGTTGTGGTCGGGGGAGACGATCCGTCCTTCGCCTCCACCTTTGTGAATCCCCACCCGGGATCTCAGGGACTGGACCACCACCTGAGTCTGGGGGTCATCAGTCAGCCAGGTGGAGGAGGAGCTATTCTGGGGTCTGCTCTGGGCATG GATCTGGGCCACCCTGTTGGCTCCCAGTTCAGCAGCTCCTCCCCCATGACCATAGACGTCCCGCTGAGTGACATGGACCACAGCCTGTTGGGCCACAACCAGCTGATCACCATCGACCAATCGGAGCTCAGCGCCCAGCTGGGGCTCAGCTTAGGGGGCGGGGCCAACCTGGCGAGGTCGCAGTCACCTGACCAACCACTGTCGGCCGCTGCTTCGCCGGCCGGCTCGCTACAGGACGATGACATGGACGACTTCAGACAG AGTGTGCTGGTGGAGTCCCCTATCTCTCTCGGTGTCATCTCCCTCGAGCCCCCTCTCTCCGACTCCCCCATTCCTTCCTTTGCTCCGTCCTCCAACACCCCTCCTACCCTCGTCCGGAGAGGGGCAGTGgccggagggggaggagggaagaaagggaagaaaaagAAAGACCCTAACGAGCCCCAGAAGCCTGTGTCGGCCTACGCTCTGTTCTTCAGGGACACGCAGGCAGCCATTAAGGGCCAGAACCCCAGCGCCACCTTCGGAGAGGTGTCCAAGATAGTGGCCTCCATGTGGGATAGCCTGGGGGAGGAGCAGAAGCAG GTGTACAAGAGGAAGACGGAAGCAGCGAAGAAGGATTATCTCGAGGCTCTGGAAGCCTACAGAGATCATCAGCTTTCTCAG ccGACCATTGAGGTTCTGGACAGTTCCCCGtcgcctccctctcctcctcccgttGCCCCACTCCCCGCCCCTGCTCCCCGTTCCACCCGTTCCTCCGTCCCCCACCTCGCCCCTGAAGAGAACACCATCACCAACATCTGCACCTCCAACATCATCCTAGCAGGTGGAGACCTCCCTCAGGTCACCACCCGATCCCGTACAGGGGCGCAAAAACCCCCCACTCCTACGCCCGCCCTGGCCCTAAACCCCCCCACCGTTACGAAAATCATCATCAAGCAACAGACGTCGCCATCAGGGGTAATGGTGGTGTCAAGTAGTACGGTATTGTCTACTCGGCAGCCGCCACCACTCCAACAGATGCAGAACACCCCTCCTCCGCCCCGTCTCCAGCAGATGGTACATGCCCAGGCCCCACCGCCCCTGCAGGCCAAACCAAGAGGCGGGGGTGCCATGGCACCACCCCCTCTGCAGATCAAGATCGTCCCTCCCGCCTCAGATTTGGACTCTCCCTTTATCGACACGGCGGCAGGGGGGTTAGCCGCGTTGGGGGGGGGCACTCCGACCTCGGGGGAGGTGGTACAGTCCGCTGCCTTAGTAACGGCCTGTTCGACGGAAGCCGAGGACGGGGcggaaggagaggatggg aTGCAGGTGGAGTTGAATGTGTCTCCAGGGCCAGATGTGACCCAGACCTGCAGCCCTAACCTGTGTGTCCGAGCCGGCTGCACCAACCCAGCTGTAGAGAACAAGGACTGGGACAGGGAATACTGCAGCAACAAGTGTGTCGCCACACACTGCAg GGATGTGTTCATGGCCTGGTGTGCGATCCGAGGGCAGGACTCCACTGTCACGTAA
- the LOC124014124 gene encoding TOX high mobility group box family member 4-B-like isoform X1 codes for MDLNFYSDLTDGTGPHGDPEFLDPGSFNGYDNKFPEGSSNYLTISGAGHPFLSSSETFHTPSLGDEEFEIPPISLDPDQALIASDVVAHFGELSDREHSGLSTPGNVVVGGDDPSFASTFVNPHPGSQGLDHHLSLGVISQPGGGGAILGSALGMDLGHPVGSQFSSSSPMTIDVPLSDMDHSLLGHNQLITIDQSELSAQLGLSLGGGANLARSQSPDQPLSAAASPAGSLQDDDMDDFRQSVLVESPISLGVISLEPPLSDSPIPSFAPSSNTPPTLVRRGAVAGGGGGKKGKKKKDPNEPQKPVSAYALFFRDTQAAIKGQNPSATFGEVSKIVASMWDSLGEEQKQVYKRKTEAAKKDYLEALEAYRDHQLSQPTIEVLDSSPSPPSPPPVAPLPAPAPRSTRSSVPHLAPEENTITNICTSNIILAGGDLPQVTTRSRTGAQKPPTPTPALALNPPTVTKIIIKQQTSPSGVMVVSSSTVLSTRQPPPLQQMQNTPPPPRLQQMVHAQAPPPLQAKPRGGGAMAPPPLQIKIVPPASDLDSPFIDTAAGGLAALGGGTPTSGEVVQSAALVTACSTEAEDGAEGEDGMQVELNVSPGPDVTQTCSPNLCVRAGCTNPAVENKDWDREYCSNKCVATHCRDVFMAWCAIRGQDSTVT; via the exons ATGGACCTGAATTTTTATTCCGATCTAACGGATGGGACTGGGCCACACGGAGATCCAGAATTCCTGGACCCTGGGTCTTTCAATGGATATGACAATAAG ttccCTGAAGGCAGTAGTAACTACCTGACCATCAGCGGGGCGGGCCATCCATTCCTCTCATCCTCTGAG ACGTTCCACACCCCCAGTCTGGGAGATGAGGAGTTCGAGATCCCCCCCATCTCACTGGATCCAGACCAGGCGCTCATCGCGTCCGATGTGGTGGCCCATTTCGGAGAGCTATCGGATAGAGAGCACAGTGGCTTGTCCACCCCCGGGAACGTTGTGGTCGGGGGAGACGATCCGTCCTTCGCCTCCACCTTTGTGAATCCCCACCCGGGATCTCAGGGACTGGACCACCACCTGAGTCTGGGGGTCATCAGTCAGCCAGGTGGAGGAGGAGCTATTCTGGGGTCTGCTCTGGGCATG GATCTGGGCCACCCTGTTGGCTCCCAGTTCAGCAGCTCCTCCCCCATGACCATAGACGTCCCGCTGAGTGACATGGACCACAGCCTGTTGGGCCACAACCAGCTGATCACCATCGACCAATCGGAGCTCAGCGCCCAGCTGGGGCTCAGCTTAGGGGGCGGGGCCAACCTGGCGAGGTCGCAGTCACCTGACCAACCACTGTCGGCCGCTGCTTCGCCGGCCGGCTCGCTACAGGACGATGACATGGACGACTTCAGACAG AGTGTGCTGGTGGAGTCCCCTATCTCTCTCGGTGTCATCTCCCTCGAGCCCCCTCTCTCCGACTCCCCCATTCCTTCCTTTGCTCCGTCCTCCAACACCCCTCCTACCCTCGTCCGGAGAGGGGCAGTGgccggagggggaggagggaagaaagggaagaaaaagAAAGACCCTAACGAGCCCCAGAAGCCTGTGTCGGCCTACGCTCTGTTCTTCAGGGACACGCAGGCAGCCATTAAGGGCCAGAACCCCAGCGCCACCTTCGGAGAGGTGTCCAAGATAGTGGCCTCCATGTGGGATAGCCTGGGGGAGGAGCAGAAGCAG GTGTACAAGAGGAAGACGGAAGCAGCGAAGAAGGATTATCTCGAGGCTCTGGAAGCCTACAGAGATCATCAGCTTTCTCAG ccGACCATTGAGGTTCTGGACAGTTCCCCGtcgcctccctctcctcctcccgttGCCCCACTCCCCGCCCCTGCTCCCCGTTCCACCCGTTCCTCCGTCCCCCACCTCGCCCCTGAAGAGAACACCATCACCAACATCTGCACCTCCAACATCATCCTAGCAGGTGGAGACCTCCCTCAGGTCACCACCCGATCCCGTACAGGGGCGCAAAAACCCCCCACTCCTACGCCCGCCCTGGCCCTAAACCCCCCCACCGTTACGAAAATCATCATCAAGCAACAGACGTCGCCATCAGGGGTAATGGTGGTGTCAAGTAGTACGGTATTGTCTACTCGGCAGCCGCCACCACTCCAACAGATGCAGAACACCCCTCCTCCGCCCCGTCTCCAGCAGATGGTACATGCCCAGGCCCCACCGCCCCTGCAGGCCAAACCAAGAGGCGGGGGTGCCATGGCACCACCCCCTCTGCAGATCAAGATCGTCCCTCCCGCCTCAGATTTGGACTCTCCCTTTATCGACACGGCGGCAGGGGGGTTAGCCGCGTTGGGGGGGGGCACTCCGACCTCGGGGGAGGTGGTACAGTCCGCTGCCTTAGTAACGGCCTGTTCGACGGAAGCCGAGGACGGGGcggaaggagaggatggg aTGCAGGTGGAGTTGAATGTGTCTCCAGGGCCAGATGTGACCCAGACCTGCAGCCCTAACCTGTGTGTCCGAGCCGGCTGCACCAACCCAGCTGTAGAGAACAAGGACTGGGACAGGGAATACTGCAGCAACAAGTGTGTCGCCACACACTGCAg GGATGTGTTCATGGCCTGGTGTGCGATCCGAGGGCAGGACTCCACTGTCACGTAA